From the genome of Streptomyces sp. NBC_01116, one region includes:
- a CDS encoding MerR family transcriptional regulator, whose translation MEWSIQEIARQAGTTSRTLRHYGDLGLLTPSRIGSNGYRYYGQDALVRLQRILLLRELGLSLPAIKDVLVGQRDTAVALRAHLRLLEQEQARIGRQIASVRTTLHKTQEGMELMADEVFDGFDHTAHEQEVTERWGRDAYEEGDRWWRSLGPERKKAFQDEHEAIARAWGRAREAGLAADGAEAQDLARRHCAWLSSAKEPSRSYVIGLGEMYVADPRFGKNYDRYGDGTAAFVRDALTVYAEHRLSD comes from the coding sequence ATGGAGTGGTCCATTCAGGAAATCGCCCGACAGGCCGGCACCACGAGCCGCACGCTCCGGCACTACGGAGACCTCGGCCTTCTCACGCCGAGCCGGATCGGGAGCAACGGCTACCGCTACTACGGCCAGGACGCCCTCGTCCGGCTGCAGCGCATCCTGCTGCTGCGGGAGCTCGGTCTTTCGCTGCCCGCCATCAAGGACGTGCTCGTGGGGCAGCGGGACACCGCGGTGGCGCTGCGGGCGCATCTGCGGCTGCTCGAACAGGAACAGGCGCGCATCGGGCGGCAGATCGCCTCGGTGCGGACCACTCTCCACAAGACGCAGGAGGGGATGGAACTCATGGCCGATGAGGTGTTCGACGGCTTCGACCACACCGCCCACGAGCAGGAGGTCACCGAGCGCTGGGGCCGGGACGCGTACGAGGAGGGCGACCGCTGGTGGCGTTCGCTCGGGCCGGAGAGGAAGAAAGCCTTCCAGGACGAGCACGAGGCCATCGCGCGCGCCTGGGGCCGGGCCAGGGAGGCCGGCCTCGCCGCTGACGGGGCCGAGGCGCAGGACCTCGCGCGACGGCACTGCGCGTGGCTGTCCTCGGCCAAGGAGCCCAGCCGTTCGTACGTGATCGGGCTCGGCGAGATGTATGTCGCCGATCCCCGCTTCGGAAAGAACTACGATCGCTACGGGGACGGCACCGCCGCCTTCGTACGGGACGCACTGACGGTATACGCGGAACACCGGCTCTCCGACTGA
- the trmB gene encoding tRNA (guanosine(46)-N7)-methyltransferase TrmB yields the protein MSEQPLNPASAEAPADEAAALRAASFERARRLRQEPRFPGGPAADPAGSHHERRIRSFQPRRSRVTTGQQEALERLWPKWGLDIDGQRVLDLAEMFDGLPVVLEIGFGMGEATAQMAADDPGTGILAVDVHTPGQGNLLGLADRAGSTNVRVANGDAVILLREMLAPESLDGLRVYFPDPWPKVRHHKRRLIQPEFLDQVAPVLKPGAVVHCATDWEPYAEQMLEVLTAHPRFENTAADGGYAPRPAFRPLTRFEGQGLDKGHVVHDLLFARV from the coding sequence GTGTCTGAGCAGCCCTTGAACCCCGCCTCCGCCGAAGCCCCCGCCGACGAAGCCGCCGCACTGCGGGCCGCCTCCTTCGAGCGCGCGCGCCGACTGCGCCAGGAGCCCCGCTTCCCCGGCGGCCCCGCCGCCGACCCCGCCGGTTCGCACCACGAGCGCCGGATCCGCAGCTTCCAGCCGCGCCGCAGCCGGGTCACGACCGGCCAGCAGGAGGCCCTGGAGCGGCTGTGGCCGAAGTGGGGCCTGGACATCGACGGACAGCGCGTCCTGGACCTGGCCGAGATGTTCGACGGCCTGCCCGTCGTCCTGGAGATCGGCTTCGGCATGGGCGAGGCCACCGCGCAGATGGCGGCCGACGACCCGGGCACCGGCATCCTCGCGGTCGACGTCCACACCCCCGGCCAGGGCAATCTGCTGGGCCTCGCGGACAGGGCCGGCTCCACCAACGTACGGGTGGCCAACGGCGACGCGGTCATCCTGCTGCGCGAGATGCTGGCCCCCGAGTCGCTCGACGGCCTGCGGGTCTACTTCCCGGACCCCTGGCCCAAGGTCCGGCACCACAAGCGGCGCCTGATCCAGCCCGAGTTCCTCGACCAGGTGGCCCCGGTGCTGAAGCCCGGCGCGGTCGTCCACTGCGCGACCGACTGGGAGCCGTACGCCGAGCAGATGCTGGAGGTGCTCACCGCGCACCCCCGCTTCGAGAACACCGCGGCCGACGGCGGATACGCCCCGCGCCCCGCGTTCCGCCCGCTCACCCGGTTCGAGGGGCAGGGCCTGGACAAGGGGCACGTCGTCCACGACCTGCTGTTCGCCCGCGTCTGA
- the lhgO gene encoding L-2-hydroxyglutarate oxidase: MMTHAAYDCDVLVIGGGIVGLSTAYALLRSAPGTRVTVLEKEGGPARHQTGRNSGVIHSGIYYRPGSLKARYALRGSAELADFCAEHSIAHATTGKLIVATERSELPRLHSLVQRGREHGLPVRELGPAQIAEYEPEVRGLAAIRVGTTGVCDFTAVARRFAAEITAAGGVVRYGAEVTAIDRRPWGVAVRTADGPVVRARVLVNCAGLHCDRVARLAGDDPGVRIVPFRGEYYTLARPELVRGLVYPVPDPAFPFLGVHLTRGFDGSVHVGPNAVPALAREGYTWPQVRPAELLSTLSWPGTWRIARRHWRYGAGEVHRSLSRSAFTRAVQRLLPAVTEDDLRPSPAGVRAQAVLKDGTLVDDFLIREAPHTVHVLNAPSPAATACLPIGREVARLALRRAQGTGWKPPAVESGHCV, from the coding sequence ATGATGACGCACGCGGCGTACGACTGCGATGTGCTGGTGATCGGCGGCGGGATCGTCGGTCTGTCGACCGCGTACGCGCTTCTGCGGTCCGCGCCGGGCACCCGGGTGACGGTCCTGGAGAAGGAGGGCGGCCCCGCCCGCCACCAGACCGGCCGCAACAGCGGTGTGATCCACAGCGGCATCTACTACCGCCCCGGTTCCCTCAAGGCCCGGTACGCGCTGCGCGGCTCCGCCGAGCTGGCGGACTTCTGCGCCGAGCACTCCATCGCCCACGCCACCACCGGGAAGCTGATCGTCGCCACCGAGCGCTCCGAGCTGCCCCGGCTGCACAGCTTGGTGCAGCGCGGCCGCGAGCACGGGCTGCCCGTGCGGGAGCTGGGCCCCGCCCAGATCGCGGAGTACGAACCGGAGGTCCGGGGCCTCGCGGCGATCCGGGTCGGCACGACGGGCGTCTGCGACTTCACGGCCGTCGCCCGGCGCTTCGCCGCCGAGATCACCGCCGCGGGCGGCGTCGTGCGGTACGGCGCGGAGGTCACCGCGATAGACCGGCGCCCCTGGGGCGTGGCGGTGCGCACGGCGGACGGCCCGGTCGTCCGGGCCAGGGTGCTGGTCAACTGCGCGGGCCTCCACTGCGACCGGGTGGCGCGTCTCGCCGGGGACGACCCGGGGGTGCGGATCGTGCCGTTCCGCGGCGAGTACTACACGCTGGCCCGCCCCGAGCTGGTGCGCGGCCTGGTCTACCCGGTGCCGGACCCGGCGTTCCCCTTCCTCGGCGTCCACCTCACCCGGGGCTTCGACGGCTCCGTCCACGTCGGGCCGAACGCGGTCCCCGCCCTGGCCCGTGAGGGATACACCTGGCCGCAGGTCCGCCCCGCCGAACTGCTGTCCACGCTGAGCTGGCCGGGCACCTGGAGAATCGCCCGCAGGCACTGGCGGTACGGGGCGGGCGAGGTGCACCGCTCGCTGTCCCGGTCCGCGTTCACCCGGGCCGTCCAGCGGCTGCTGCCCGCCGTCACCGAGGACGACCTGCGCCCGTCGCCCGCCGGGGTCCGGGCCCAGGCGGTGCTGAAGGACGGCACGCTGGTCGACGACTTCCTGATCCGCGAGGCCCCGCACACCGTGCATGTGCTCAACGCCCCGTCGCCCGCGGCGACGGCGTGCCTGCCCATCGGCCGGGAGGTGGCACGGCTCGCGCTGCGCCGGGCTCAGGGGACGGGGTGGAAGCCGCCCGCCGTAGAATCCGGTCATTGTGTCTGA
- a CDS encoding M23 family metallopeptidase, producing the protein MASNKPAPEAVSPFSADTYGGAERSTGEWNPTAESIRPVRGKHRVAKQRGLARSSTVLGVGVIAAVGAGGMATAQDKAPVSISLPDSIADNLPDAKSLPGVGSLMSDEAEPAPVAASAPLTTAGLTTAEAEQGTGAGEALRARILQQAEQQQASADAEAKAAAEKAAAETAAAEAKKQQDEAEAEAAAKKKAAEEAAKKKAEAERLAKLAASFSLPTSSYTISSTYGQSGAMWSSGQHTGLDFAGSTGAPLKAVHSGTITSAGWSGSYGYRTVLQLDDGTEIWYAHQSSIDVSVGQKVTTGQTIGRMGATGNVTGTHLHLEVRTAGGSAMDPLAWLNSKGLNV; encoded by the coding sequence GTGGCGTCCAACAAGCCTGCCCCTGAGGCCGTGTCACCCTTCAGTGCCGACACCTACGGTGGCGCGGAGCGGTCCACGGGGGAGTGGAATCCCACCGCGGAGTCCATCCGCCCCGTGCGCGGCAAGCACCGCGTGGCCAAGCAGCGTGGTCTGGCCCGCAGCTCCACCGTCCTCGGCGTCGGTGTCATAGCGGCCGTCGGTGCGGGCGGTATGGCCACCGCCCAGGACAAGGCGCCGGTCTCCATCTCTCTTCCCGATTCCATCGCGGACAACCTCCCCGACGCCAAGTCCCTTCCCGGCGTCGGGTCTTTGATGTCCGACGAGGCGGAGCCCGCCCCGGTCGCCGCGTCCGCGCCGCTCACCACCGCCGGCCTCACCACCGCCGAGGCGGAGCAGGGCACCGGCGCCGGCGAGGCGCTGCGTGCCCGGATCCTCCAGCAGGCCGAGCAGCAGCAGGCCAGCGCCGACGCCGAGGCCAAGGCCGCCGCCGAGAAGGCAGCGGCCGAGACCGCCGCCGCCGAGGCCAAGAAGCAGCAGGACGAGGCCGAGGCCGAGGCCGCCGCGAAGAAGAAGGCGGCGGAGGAAGCGGCGAAGAAGAAGGCGGAGGCCGAGCGCCTCGCCAAGCTGGCCGCCAGCTTCTCCCTCCCCACCTCCTCGTACACGATCAGCTCGACCTACGGTCAGTCCGGCGCGATGTGGTCCTCCGGCCAGCACACCGGCCTCGACTTCGCCGGGTCCACCGGCGCGCCGCTCAAGGCCGTGCACAGCGGCACGATCACGTCGGCCGGCTGGTCGGGCTCGTACGGCTACCGCACGGTGCTCCAGCTCGATGACGGCACGGAGATCTGGTACGCCCACCAGTCCTCGATCGACGTCTCGGTCGGCCAGAAGGTCACCACCGGCCAGACCATCGGCCGCATGGGCGCCACCGGCAACGTGACCGGCACCCACCTCCACCTGGAGGTCCGCACCGCGGGCGGTTCCGCGATGGACCCGCTGGCCTGGCTGAACAGCAAGGGCCTGAACGTCTGA
- a CDS encoding DEAD/DEAH box helicase: protein MPENVDNAELAELVEAAVTEAPAGATAPAAEKTVVAEKSVADFITDDQADTQADAPADEIADSAEEIADEADAEPTITFGDLGLPEGIVRKLAQNGVTAPFPIQAATIPDALAGKDILGRGRTGSGKTLSFGLPLLASLSGGTTEKKKPRGIILTPTRELAMQVADALQPYGDVLGLKMKVVCGGTSMGNQIYALERGVDVLVATPGRLRDIINRGACSLASVQVAVLDEADQMSDLGFLPEVTELLDQIPGGGQRMLFSATMENEIGTLVKRYLSNPVTHEVDSAQGNVTTMSHHVLVVKPKDKAPVTAAIAARKGRTIIFVRTQLGADRIAEQLIESGVKADALHGGMTQGARTRVLEDFKKGYVNALVATDVAARGIHVDGIDLVLNVDPAGDHKDYLHRSGRTARAGKSGVVVSLALPHQRRQIFRLMEDAGVDASRHIVQGAGVFEPEVAEITGARSLTEVQADSANNAAKQAEREAADLTKQLERVQRRAVELREEADRLVARAARERGDDPEAAVAEVTAEAEAALEAAVSVPEQPAARDEQRRDERGNYERRDNRGGDRGGYRGGNDRRDDRPSGGFRSGGSGDRRDDRGGRSFERRDNDRPSFNRDRRDDRPSGGFRSGGSGDRRDDRGGRSFERRDNDRPSFNRDRRDDRPSGGFRSGGSGDRRDDRGGRSFERRDNDRPSFNRDRRDDRPSGGFRSGGSDRPFNRDRRDDRPSGGFRSGGSDRPTGRRDDHRGANTGTNTGSFGRRDDKPRWKRNG, encoded by the coding sequence ATGCCCGAGAACGTCGACAACGCCGAGCTCGCCGAGCTCGTCGAGGCCGCTGTGACCGAGGCCCCCGCCGGCGCCACCGCCCCGGCCGCCGAGAAGACCGTCGTCGCCGAGAAGTCCGTCGCGGACTTCATCACCGACGATCAGGCCGACACGCAGGCCGACGCTCCCGCCGACGAGATCGCGGACTCCGCCGAGGAGATCGCCGACGAGGCCGACGCCGAGCCGACCATCACCTTCGGTGACCTGGGCCTGCCCGAGGGCATCGTCCGCAAGCTCGCGCAGAACGGTGTGACCGCCCCCTTCCCGATCCAGGCGGCGACCATCCCGGACGCCCTGGCCGGCAAGGACATCCTCGGCCGCGGCCGTACGGGCTCCGGCAAGACGCTCTCCTTCGGTCTGCCGCTGCTGGCCTCGCTCTCCGGTGGCACCACCGAGAAGAAGAAGCCGCGCGGCATCATCCTCACCCCGACCCGTGAGCTCGCGATGCAGGTCGCGGACGCCCTCCAGCCGTACGGCGACGTGCTCGGCCTCAAGATGAAGGTCGTCTGCGGCGGTACGTCGATGGGCAACCAGATCTACGCGCTGGAGCGCGGTGTCGACGTCCTCGTCGCCACCCCGGGCCGGCTGCGCGACATCATCAACCGCGGCGCCTGCTCCCTGGCGAGCGTCCAGGTCGCCGTCCTCGACGAGGCCGACCAGATGTCCGACCTGGGCTTCCTGCCCGAGGTCACCGAGCTGCTCGACCAGATCCCCGGTGGCGGTCAGCGGATGCTCTTCTCCGCCACCATGGAGAACGAGATCGGCACGCTGGTCAAGCGCTACCTCTCCAACCCGGTGACGCACGAGGTCGACAGCGCCCAGGGCAACGTCACGACCATGTCGCACCACGTCCTCGTCGTGAAGCCGAAGGACAAGGCGCCGGTCACGGCCGCCATCGCCGCCCGCAAGGGCCGCACGATCATCTTCGTCCGCACCCAGCTGGGCGCCGACCGCATCGCCGAGCAGCTCATCGAGTCCGGCGTGAAGGCCGACGCGCTGCACGGCGGCATGACCCAGGGCGCCCGTACGCGGGTCCTGGAGGACTTCAAGAAGGGTTACGTCAACGCGCTCGTCGCGACCGACGTCGCCGCCCGCGGTATCCACGTCGACGGCATCGACCTGGTCCTGAACGTGGACCCGGCCGGCGACCACAAGGACTACCTGCACCGCTCGGGCCGTACCGCCCGCGCCGGCAAGTCCGGTGTCGTCGTCTCGCTGGCGCTTCCGCACCAGCGCCGCCAGATCTTCCGCCTGATGGAGGACGCGGGCGTCGACGCCTCGCGCCACATCGTCCAGGGCGCGGGCGTCTTCGAGCCGGAGGTCGCCGAGATCACCGGCGCCCGCTCGCTCACCGAGGTCCAGGCCGACTCCGCGAACAACGCCGCCAAGCAGGCCGAGCGCGAGGCCGCCGACCTGACGAAGCAGCTGGAGCGCGTCCAGCGCCGCGCCGTCGAGCTGCGCGAGGAGGCCGACCGCCTGGTCGCCCGTGCCGCACGCGAGCGGGGCGACGACCCCGAGGCCGCGGTGGCCGAGGTCACCGCCGAGGCCGAGGCCGCCCTTGAGGCAGCCGTCTCCGTACCGGAGCAGCCGGCCGCCCGCGACGAGCAGCGCCGCGACGAGCGGGGCAACTACGAGCGCCGCGACAACCGCGGTGGCGACCGTGGCGGCTACCGCGGCGGCAACGACCGTCGCGATGACCGTCCGTCCGGTGGTTTCCGTTCCGGTGGCAGCGGCGACCGTCGTGATGACCGTGGTGGGCGTTCGTTCGAGCGTCGGGACAACGACCGTCCCTCGTTCAACCGCGACCGTCGCGATGACCGTCCGTCCGGTGGTTTCCGTTCCGGTGGCAGCGGCGACCGTCGTGATGACCGTGGTGGGCGTTCGTTCGAGCGTCGGGACAACGACCGTCCCTCGTTCAACCGCGACCGTCGCGATGACCGTCCGTCCGGTGGCTTCCGCTCCGGTGGCAGCGGCGACCGTCGTGATGACCGTGGTGGGCGTTCGTTCGAGCGTCGGGACAACGACCGTCCCTCGTTCAACCGCGACCGTCGTGACGACCGTCCGTCCGGTGGCTTCCGCTCCGGTGGCAGCGACCGCCCGTTCAACCGTGACCGTCGTGACGACCGGCCCTCGGGCGGCTTCCGCTCCGGCGGCAGCGACCGCCCCACCGGCCGTCGTGACGACCACCGCGGCGCCAACACCGGCACCAACACCGGTTCCTTCGGCCGCCGCGACGACAAGCCGCGCTGGAAGCGCAACGGCTGA
- a CDS encoding PP2C family protein-serine/threonine phosphatase: MADERRSGTAGSIDAVGRVVFGSREGQLTSDGRRTGRFVRMLPALLILGGLVFDSLAPPNFTAVPLFVAAPLIAAPFFSKSRTVRTGIAAVLSVIAMRLSDGTSTQVVPVIEMLTVLTASVLALVINGVVRRGNEQLASARVIAETAMRAVLPTPAERIGGLQVAARYEAAQADEFVGGDLFAVADTPYGVRVVVGDVRGKGLDAVEAVAVIIGAFREAAEQERSLEGVAQRLERALAREGTRRYGLDAMEGFITAVLAEIPPGAESLRIVNRGHPEPILLHADGALEVLAPSVPAMPLGMDLGVWPDRSDEWAMPAGATLLAFTDGLSEARDPNGVFYDPAARLRGRIFPGPEELLSALTDDVRLHTGGRTTDDMALIAVGRPAEGQPVRRTTVKIVGRGDDSGR; encoded by the coding sequence ATGGCCGACGAGCGGCGCAGTGGCACGGCGGGGAGCATCGACGCCGTGGGCCGGGTGGTGTTCGGGTCCCGGGAGGGCCAGCTGACGTCCGACGGCCGGCGCACCGGGCGGTTCGTCCGGATGCTGCCCGCCCTGCTGATCCTCGGCGGGCTGGTGTTCGACTCGCTGGCACCGCCGAACTTCACCGCGGTACCCCTGTTCGTCGCGGCCCCGCTGATCGCCGCGCCGTTCTTCTCGAAGTCCCGGACCGTCCGTACGGGTATCGCCGCGGTCCTGTCCGTCATCGCGATGCGGCTCTCCGACGGGACCTCCACCCAGGTGGTCCCGGTCATCGAGATGCTCACCGTGCTCACGGCCTCGGTGCTGGCCCTCGTCATCAACGGCGTCGTGCGGCGCGGCAACGAGCAGCTGGCCTCGGCCCGGGTCATCGCGGAGACCGCCATGCGGGCCGTGCTGCCGACCCCGGCCGAGCGGATCGGCGGACTCCAGGTGGCCGCGCGGTACGAGGCGGCGCAGGCGGACGAGTTCGTGGGCGGCGACCTGTTCGCCGTCGCGGACACCCCGTACGGCGTACGTGTGGTCGTCGGCGACGTACGCGGCAAGGGGCTGGACGCCGTGGAGGCGGTGGCGGTGATCATCGGGGCGTTCCGGGAGGCCGCCGAACAGGAGCGTTCGCTGGAGGGAGTCGCGCAGCGACTGGAGCGGGCGCTGGCCCGGGAGGGGACGCGGCGGTACGGGCTGGACGCCATGGAGGGGTTCATCACCGCCGTGCTGGCCGAGATCCCGCCCGGTGCGGAGTCGTTGCGCATCGTCAACCGCGGCCACCCCGAGCCGATCCTGCTGCACGCGGACGGCGCCCTCGAGGTGCTGGCGCCCTCGGTGCCCGCCATGCCGCTGGGGATGGACCTGGGGGTGTGGCCGGACCGGTCCGACGAGTGGGCGATGCCCGCCGGGGCGACGCTCCTCGCCTTCACGGACGGCCTGTCCGAGGCCCGGGACCCGAACGGGGTCTTCTACGACCCGGCGGCCCGGCTGCGCGGCCGGATCTTCCCGGGGCCGGAGGAGCTCTTGTCGGCGCTGACGGACGACGTACGGCTGCACACCGGCGGGCGGACCACGGACGACATGGCGCTCATCGCGGTGGGCCGGCCGGCGGAGGGGCAGCCCGTGCGCCGGACGACGGTGAAGATCGTGGGCCGGGGCGACGACTCCGGGCGATGA
- a CDS encoding lysostaphin resistance A-like protein has protein sequence MRDETGAIRDGRPGRRLTWPWFLVIVVVYAGIIQGLGLLTGVDTSSSDSAFPTTESLVRNALIPIGASIVFAAAVVTRLGWWGEVLHDRAPVRRWVRWVPASMLAVALLGLNYGHLGDQSVSLVACLLLLGLFVGVGEELMFRGIGVQVFRRAGLTEGKVALFSSLVFGLVHLSNAIGAGAQAILQALIVSTSGYFFYLCLRVGGVILLPMLVHGLWDTSLFSNLVGDEPQASAGMALIIVLQAVLIIVLLVRRRSIEPDAEKAPA, from the coding sequence GTGCGGGACGAGACGGGCGCGATACGGGACGGCCGGCCGGGGCGACGACTGACGTGGCCGTGGTTCCTGGTGATCGTCGTCGTGTACGCGGGCATCATCCAGGGCCTGGGACTCCTGACCGGCGTGGACACCAGCTCCTCCGACAGCGCGTTCCCCACCACGGAATCCCTCGTGCGCAACGCTCTGATCCCGATCGGGGCGTCGATCGTCTTCGCCGCCGCCGTCGTGACCCGGCTCGGCTGGTGGGGCGAGGTCCTGCACGACCGCGCGCCCGTTCGCCGCTGGGTGCGCTGGGTCCCGGCCTCCATGCTGGCCGTCGCCCTGCTCGGCCTGAACTACGGTCACCTCGGCGACCAGAGCGTCTCCCTGGTGGCCTGCCTGCTCCTGCTGGGCCTGTTCGTCGGCGTGGGCGAGGAGCTCATGTTCCGGGGCATCGGCGTGCAGGTCTTCCGCCGGGCCGGGCTCACCGAGGGCAAGGTCGCCCTCTTCTCCTCGCTCGTCTTCGGCCTCGTCCACCTCAGCAACGCCATCGGGGCGGGCGCGCAGGCCATCCTCCAGGCGCTCATCGTCTCCACGTCGGGCTACTTCTTCTACCTGTGCCTCCGCGTCGGCGGCGTCATCCTGCTGCCGATGCTCGTGCACGGGCTGTGGGACACCAGCCTGTTCTCCAACCTCGTCGGCGACGAGCCCCAGGCGTCCGCGGGCATGGCCCTCATCATCGTCCTCCAGGCCGTCCTGATCATCGTGCTGCTCGTCAGGCGCCGCTCCATCGAACCCGACGCGGAGAAGGCCCCCGCCTGA
- a CDS encoding aldo/keto reductase: protein MTSPRTLGSSDLQVFPLALGGNVFGWTADEDQSFAVLDAYVAAGGNFIDTADSYSAWAEGNEGGESEAVIGKWLASRSHRADIVVATKVGAHPEHRGLSAGTIKGAAEASLRRLGTDHIDLYYTHFDDETVPVEEIITALDQLVKDGKVRHIAASNISPERLRASLDFSERAGLARYVALQPHYNLVSRDTYEGGLQDTAADAGLAAVPYFALASGFLTGKYRPGTTVESARSAKAGSHLESEQGRRVLAALDRVAGERNAEIATVALAWLAAQPTVAAPIASARTVEQVPALVAVADLRLTDDELALLTEASA, encoded by the coding sequence ATGACTTCTCCGCGCACTCTCGGCTCCTCCGACCTCCAGGTCTTCCCCCTTGCCCTCGGCGGCAACGTCTTCGGCTGGACGGCGGACGAGGACCAGTCCTTCGCCGTCCTGGACGCGTACGTCGCGGCCGGCGGCAACTTCATCGACACCGCCGACTCGTACTCCGCCTGGGCCGAGGGCAACGAAGGCGGTGAGTCGGAAGCCGTCATCGGCAAGTGGCTCGCCTCCCGCTCCCACCGGGCCGACATCGTCGTCGCCACCAAGGTCGGCGCCCACCCCGAGCACCGCGGCCTCTCCGCCGGCACCATCAAGGGCGCGGCCGAGGCCTCGCTGCGCCGCCTCGGCACCGACCACATCGACCTCTACTACACGCACTTCGACGACGAGACCGTCCCGGTCGAGGAGATCATCACCGCCCTCGACCAGCTGGTGAAGGACGGCAAGGTGCGGCACATCGCGGCCTCCAACATCAGCCCCGAGCGCCTGCGCGCCTCGCTCGACTTCTCCGAGCGCGCGGGCCTCGCCCGGTACGTCGCCCTCCAGCCGCACTACAACCTGGTCTCCCGCGACACCTACGAGGGCGGTCTCCAGGACACCGCGGCCGACGCCGGCCTCGCCGCCGTCCCGTACTTCGCGCTCGCCTCGGGCTTCCTCACCGGCAAGTACCGCCCCGGTACGACCGTGGAGAGCGCCCGCTCGGCGAAGGCGGGCAGCCACCTGGAGTCGGAGCAGGGCCGCAGGGTGCTGGCCGCCCTCGACCGGGTCGCCGGGGAACGGAACGCCGAGATCGCCACGGTCGCCCTCGCCTGGCTCGCGGCACAGCCGACCGTCGCGGCCCCGATCGCCTCCGCCCGTACGGTCGAACAGGTCCCCGCCCTTGTCGCGGTCGCCGATCTGCGGCTGACCGACGACGAACTCGCCCTGCTCACCGAGGCGTCGGCCTGA
- a CDS encoding PrsW family glutamic-type intramembrane protease: MSDPSVQHQQARPAVPVLHEQRLDEVLGAAPERGRGRYRPHRVGMVWRSKVFRAGAVIVALVLCGLVILALVREQTGPEGFLVGLGLAVLPVPLLMAAFRWLDRVEPGPWRNLLFSFAWGACAAALVAIIANSFATRWIATATADPASADTLGATVIAPVVEESAKAAAVLLIFLFRRREFSGVVDGVVVAGFTATGFAFTENILYLGNAFGEDQQLGSSGFASVTAGTFFVRIVMSPFAHPLFTVLTGLGFGFAAVSARRHRVRRIALPLLGLLLAMGLHALWNGSSSFGPYGFYAVYGIVMVPAFGLVTWLAIWSRQRELRTLAAELPAYAAAGWLGPAEPSALSSMRARGMARDLARHWQPDRARGRAAARAVAEYESFATSLAGLRRRARHGAVGPDFGARERELLHHLWQRREFAAPALAHAALLTARPGAHHARPMPSPSPYGSGGGYATGYATAHGYGYGTAHGPGHAPGYGQTYGPGHAPGYGPGAYPPPQPYGGTPPSHRRPPT; encoded by the coding sequence GTGTCCGACCCCTCCGTGCAGCATCAGCAGGCGCGACCAGCCGTCCCGGTCCTCCACGAGCAGCGGCTCGACGAGGTCCTGGGCGCCGCGCCCGAGCGCGGCCGAGGGCGTTACCGGCCGCACCGCGTCGGCATGGTGTGGCGCAGCAAGGTGTTCCGCGCCGGGGCCGTGATCGTGGCGCTCGTGCTGTGCGGGCTGGTGATCCTCGCCCTCGTGCGTGAGCAGACCGGCCCGGAGGGGTTCCTCGTCGGTCTCGGCCTGGCGGTGCTTCCGGTGCCGCTCCTGATGGCGGCCTTCCGCTGGCTGGACCGGGTCGAGCCGGGGCCCTGGCGGAATCTGCTGTTCTCCTTCGCCTGGGGCGCGTGCGCCGCCGCGCTCGTCGCGATCATCGCCAACTCGTTCGCGACGCGCTGGATAGCGACCGCGACGGCCGATCCGGCGAGCGCCGACACCCTGGGGGCGACGGTGATCGCCCCCGTGGTCGAGGAGAGCGCGAAGGCGGCGGCCGTGCTGCTGATCTTCCTGTTCCGCAGACGGGAGTTCAGCGGCGTGGTGGACGGCGTCGTCGTCGCCGGCTTCACCGCGACGGGCTTCGCGTTCACCGAGAACATCCTCTATCTGGGCAACGCCTTCGGCGAGGACCAGCAGCTGGGCAGCTCCGGGTTCGCCTCGGTGACGGCCGGGACGTTCTTCGTGCGGATCGTGATGTCGCCGTTCGCGCACCCCCTGTTCACGGTCCTGACCGGCCTCGGCTTCGGCTTCGCGGCGGTCAGCGCCCGCCGCCACCGGGTCCGCCGGATCGCCCTGCCGCTGCTCGGGCTGCTGCTGGCGATGGGTCTGCACGCCCTGTGGAACGGCTCGTCGTCCTTCGGCCCGTACGGCTTCTACGCCGTGTACGGGATCGTCATGGTCCCGGCGTTCGGTCTCGTGACCTGGCTGGCGATCTGGTCGCGCCAGCGGGAGCTGCGCACCCTCGCGGCCGAACTGCCCGCCTACGCTGCGGCCGGCTGGCTCGGCCCCGCCGAGCCGTCGGCGCTCTCCTCCATGCGGGCCCGGGGCATGGCCCGCGACCTGGCCCGCCACTGGCAGCCGGACCGGGCGCGGGGCCGGGCCGCGGCCCGCGCGGTCGCGGAGTACGAGTCGTTCGCGACCTCCCTGGCGGGGCTGCGCCGCCGGGCCCGCCACGGCGCGGTGGGCCCTGACTTCGGCGCGCGGGAGCGGGAGCTGCTGCACCACCTCTGGCAGCGCCGGGAGTTCGCGGCCCCGGCCCTCGCCCACGCGGCCCTCCTGACGGCCCGCCCCGGCGCCCACCACGCCCGGCCCATGCCGTCGCCGTCGCCGTACGGAAGCGGAGGCGGGTACGCCACCGGGTACGCGACCGCACACGGGTACGGGTACGGAACCGCCCACGGCCCCGGGCACGCACCCGGATACGGGCAAACGTACGGGCCCGGGCACGCGCCCGGATACGGCCCCGGCGCCTACCCGCCGCCCCAGCCGTACGGCGGCACACCACCCAGCCACCGCCGCCCGCCGACGTAG